The region AGCGTGCGGACGGGACGACCGGCGAGCTTCGCGGTGACGGCGGCCGACACCGCGGCGGTGCGCATCTCGGTGATCAGGCGCCCGTCCATCACGGCGAGCAGCACCCCCGTCGGGGCGTCGAGCAGAAGGATGGTCGCGAGGTGCGACGGCAGCCCCCGCGCCGGGTTGTCGGGGTACACGGCGACCGCCTTCAGCCCGATCGCCTCCTGCGTCACCAGGTACGCCGGCATCACCGCGAGAAACCCGCGATGCGCGTCGACTGGAACCACGGGCCGAAGCGGCTGCACCGCCCCTCCCGCACTGAACGCCGCGAGCGTCTGTTCCATGAGCGGGATCAACGCGCGCATGGTGAGGAGTTGGTGCAGGTGCGACTCTCGCAGGAGCAGCGGCATCGGCACTCCTTTCGCCCGCGCGGCGGGCGCGGCCTGTGAATCCGTTCTGTTCGACGCTGCGGGGTGCTGCGCGCTAGGACGGGCGAGTTCTCAGCCGATCAAAGAAGCCCCGCAGCACGGCACCGCACTCCGCGGCACAGACCCCGCCGGTCACCTCGACCACGTGCGGAAACCGGGGGTCTCGCAGCAGGTCCACGACGCTCCCCACCGCGCCGGCCTTTGGATCGGTCGCGCCGTACACCAGTCGGGGCAGCCGCGCCTGCACCATCGCGCCCGCGCACATGGCGCAGGGTTCGAGCGTCACGTACAGCGTGCAACCGATCAGCCGCCAGCCGCCCAAGTGCCGCGCGGCCTCGCGCAGCGCCAGCACCTCCGCGTGCGCCAGGGGGTCACGGTCGGCCTCGCGACGATTGTGCGCGCGCGCGAGCACGCGGCCGTCTCGGACCACCACCGCCCCGATCGGTACGTCGCCGAGTTGCGCGGCGGCCGCCGCCTCCGCAAGCGCCACGCGCATGAACGCGTCGTCGCCCCTCGAGCCGCTTCCGCCGCCGGCCTCGCGCACCGCGGGGCTCTACTCCGACGGGGGCAGCGGCGCGCCCTCGGCCGCGAGCCGGAGGGATTGGAGCGCGGTGAGAATGGCCGCCACCGCGGCGGCGATCTTGCGCGGGCGGTCCGCATCCACCAGTTCGTCTTCTTTCAGGACGACGCTCGACTGCACGCGCGCGCTGTACATCGGCGCCGCATCCTCCGTCGAGAAGTGCTGCTGCAGGCTGATACTCGGCACGCCGGGATCAGGGGACACGGGCATGATCGCCCTGCGCAGCCCGACGACGTCCGGCGGCACGAGCAGCCGGTCCATCGTGACCTCGGTCAGCAGTTCGCCGAAGACCTGCACCTCTTCGTGCACGGTGCGCGAGAACTCGACGCCCTCGTCGTACTCCGCGATGTGTCGTCCGAACGAGAGCGCGTCCACGAGAAACCGCAACTCCGCCCACGGCCACGCGAAGGTTTGCGGAGTGTCCGCCGACGGCTCCTGTTCCAGATGGACGACGTACCGGTACTCGCGGCTCATGTGGTCCACGTCCACGAAGAACGCGTACCCGGACACGACGAGATGGTTGTCCTCGAGCGCCTCCGTCAGCCGCCCGGCGAACTCGTGGAACGGATCGTGGTAGTCGAGCCGACCGGTCAACGCGTCACCGATCCCCGCGGGAGCGCGCAGCGACGGACGCGGCGGCCTGCCGCAGCCCCGTCACCTGCGCCTGCGCAGCCCGCAGGAACAGCCGGGTCGCGCTGTCGACGAACATGGTCGCACCCAGAGCATGGTACGTGCGAACATCCTCCGGCGTCAACGCCAGGATCCCCACGGCGACGCCGGCCCGCCGGCCCGTCTCCACGATGCGGCGAATCGCCGCCTGTACTTCCGGATGGTCGGGCCGGCCCGGGTGCCCGAGGCTCTGCGACAGGTCCGACGGGCCGATGAACAACACGTCCACGCCAGGGACCTCGGCGATCTGTTCGACCGCGGCCAGTCCCCGCCTGGTCTCGATCTGCAGCACGCTGATCACGACCGCGTTGCTCGTGGTCACGTGATCCCCGAGCGACACCGCGCCCCAGGAAGACGCCGCGGTGCCTCCGGCGAGGCTCCGCGTTCCCTCCGGCGCGTATTTGGTCGCGGCCACGGCCGCGACGGCCTGCTCGGGCGTTTCGATCTGCGGGACCATCACCCCCACGCAGCCCACGTCGAGCACCTGCAAGATCTGCTTCGGCCGGTGGTCGGGAACGCGCGCGATCGGCGTGATGCCAACGGCGCGGCACGCCCGCACCATCGCCTGAAGCGTCTCGCTCGTGAGCGGCCCATGCTCCATGTCGAGCAGCACCCA is a window of bacterium DNA encoding:
- the tadA gene encoding tRNA adenosine(34) deaminase TadA, translating into MREAGGGSGSRGDDAFMRVALAEAAAAAQLGDVPIGAVVVRDGRVLARAHNRREADRDPLAHAEVLALREAARHLGGWRLIGCTLYVTLEPCAMCAGAMVQARLPRLVYGATDPKAGAVGSVVDLLRDPRFPHVVEVTGGVCAAECGAVLRGFFDRLRTRPS
- a CDS encoding aldolase/citrate lyase family protein, translated to MLQNPLKERLRRGDAVLGTIVSLPSPEVVEIVGVAGYDWVLLDMEHGPLTSETLQAMVRACRAVGITPIARVPDHRPKQILQVLDVGCVGVMVPQIETPEQAVAAVAATKYAPEGTRSLAGGTAASSWGAVSLGDHVTTSNAVVISVLQIETRRGLAAVEQIAEVPGVDVLFIGPSDLSQSLGHPGRPDHPEVQAAIRRIVETGRRAGVAVGILALTPEDVRTYHALGATMFVDSATRLFLRAAQAQVTGLRQAAASVAARSRGDR